The proteins below come from a single Microcoleus sp. FACHB-68 genomic window:
- a CDS encoding family 10 glycosylhydrolase, with protein sequence MEIRGVWLTNTDSKVLRSKKNIAEAMKFLAETGFNMVFPVVWNKAQTLYPSQVMGETFGVEIDPLYQGRDPLAELIEEASRYNLAVIPWFEYGFASSYNLGGGHLLAKKPEWAARDYAGNLLKKNNFEWMNALDPQVQDFMLSLVLEVVKNYEISGIHGDDRLPAFPCEGGYDPGTIERYYQTFHQNPPQNPKDPQWVQWRADILTNFLARLYQEVKAIKPDILVSMAPNIYKWCLNEYLQDSKAWLEQELADLIHPQVYRRDFYSYKDIIDRLLREQFTVDQLSKVSPGILIKVGSYRITPEYLVQAINYNRSVGIKGEILFFYEGLREDNDALAKALREGPYAKPASELSIPAQQSLAGMNMSSAPSFQTRLSSNFQRLVTLIQNRFNSNG encoded by the coding sequence ATGGAAATACGCGGGGTCTGGCTTACCAACACGGATAGTAAAGTTTTGCGCTCAAAGAAAAATATTGCGGAAGCAATGAAATTTCTAGCAGAAACGGGATTTAATATGGTTTTTCCCGTTGTTTGGAATAAAGCACAGACTTTATATCCGAGTCAAGTCATGGGGGAAACTTTTGGAGTGGAAATCGATCCGCTTTATCAAGGGCGTGACCCTTTAGCCGAACTCATTGAAGAGGCAAGCCGGTATAACCTAGCAGTAATTCCCTGGTTTGAATACGGTTTTGCCAGTTCTTACAACTTGGGTGGGGGTCATCTGCTGGCCAAAAAACCTGAATGGGCAGCCCGTGACTATGCCGGCAACCTGCTGAAAAAAAACAATTTTGAGTGGATGAATGCCCTCGATCCGCAAGTGCAAGATTTTATGCTCAGCTTGGTGCTGGAAGTGGTGAAAAACTACGAAATCAGCGGGATTCACGGAGATGATCGACTGCCGGCGTTTCCCTGTGAAGGGGGATACGATCCGGGCACAATTGAGCGTTACTACCAAACATTTCATCAAAATCCGCCGCAAAACCCAAAAGATCCCCAATGGGTGCAATGGCGTGCTGATATTCTCACCAATTTTTTAGCGCGTCTTTACCAAGAGGTGAAAGCCATTAAACCAGATATTCTGGTATCAATGGCTCCCAATATCTACAAATGGTGTTTAAATGAATATTTGCAAGACTCTAAAGCTTGGCTTGAGCAAGAATTAGCGGATCTGATTCATCCTCAAGTTTATCGCCGCGACTTTTACAGCTACAAAGATATCATTGACCGGCTATTGCGCGAGCAATTTACAGTGGATCAGCTATCGAAGGTTTCTCCAGGCATTTTAATCAAAGTGGGTTCATACCGCATTACCCCTGAATACCTTGTCCAAGCTATCAATTACAATCGATCAGTTGGGATCAAAGGGGAAATTTTGTTTTTCTATGAAGGTTTGCGAGAAGATAACGACGCTTTAGCTAAAGCATTACGAGAAGGACCCTATGCCAAGCCGGCCTCTGAACTGTCTATTCCCGCGCAGCAGAGTCTTGCCGGCATGAATATGTCTTCCGCGCCAAGCTTTCAAACTCGCCTTTCGAGCAACTTTCAACGATTGGTTACACTCATTCAAA